The Salegentibacter mishustinae genomic interval GTCTTCCTATTTATCAAGGAAAATATCAGGAAAGTCAACGCGGGTAAAGGAACTTTGATTTCTAAAGATACTATATCCAGATCGGTACTTTTTAAAAAAGAAAATCCAGATCAAACGGCTTATTTATATATCAAGGCGAAAAACAACAATAATAGTTTAAACTCCCTCGTGAACGATGGAGAATCTATCATAAATTCGCATTCAACCGGTAAGGAAGGAAAAGAAAAGCTCACTTATAATAAAGTTTTCAATGCAGTCAAAAATTCCCCCAATTACCTAAAGGTAAGAAAGGAATTAAATACTGCGCCTGTAGAAGAAAGTGATGCCAATGAGTGGATGCAATTCCAGTACCTGGCTACCATAAATTCCCTTTTCTCAAACAATGATACGTATAAGGGGCAAATCGAAAATTTCGAGAAAAATCGAAGAGAACAATTAAAACCAATCCTAGATACCCTATTGCAAAACTCAGAGATCATAATAAATAAAGAAGTTACCGATGAAATTTCCGAATTAGCCAAAACTAAAAGGGTGGTGATGCTTAATGAAAATCACTGGTATCCAAAACATAGATTATTCGCAATATTATTATTGAAAAAATTAAAAAAGAGTGGTTATACGCATTTGGCATTAGAAGCACTTTTCCCAAACCAGGATCAAAAAATAAACGAAAGAGGATATCCTACTTTTAGTTCAGGGTATTATATAAGAGAACCCAATTTTGGTAAGCTAATTCGTAAGGCTAAAGAATTGGGTTTTGTAATCATTGGCTATGAGAATGAAAATCAGGAGATCAACAGGGAACTAGGCCAGGCTCAAAACCTTCAAAAAATCCTGGAAGAGCATCCGAATTATAAAATCTTTGTCTATGCCGGGCTGGATCATATTCTTGAAGAAGAAACCAAATCCGGTAAACGAATGGCTGTGTATTTTAAAGAACTTACAGGAATTGACCCGCTAACTATTAACCAGGCTGATATGGTAGGAAACACTCAAAATGAATTGAATTTGATACCTCAAAACCTGGTAAACTCCTTTGAGAAACTAGATAAGGCAGTTGATTTTTTTGTGATCAATAACCTAAAATTTAGTTCTCAAGACAGCATAGTCGGGGAAAATAACACTCAGAAACTCACCATTAAATCACATCGATTTGAGGAACTAAATGCTGAAGAAGTACTCATAAAAATATATAAGGAATCTGAATATGACATCTATAAAAGTGGAAGTATTCCAGTACGAGCAACTTTAAAAAAACCGTCTGACAAATCGATAAGTTTTAAGCTACCACCAGGAAACTATACTATTCATTTTAGCTCTTTAGAAAATGATAACATCATTATATTTAATAAAACTATTGATTTTTAGTAGATTACCTAAATTTTATCTCAGCTCTTTAGGCTATAATAATTAGCTCAGTCTAGAATTTTCTATGTAAAGAGAAGGGTTCAAGTTTTATGCTAGGTTCTTTCTCCGAAATTAACTGACTCACTAATTTTCCGGTTATAGGACCTAAGCTCCACCCAATCATTGCATGCCCAGTAGCAATAGTTATATTTTGGTATCTATGGGATTTCCCTATATATGGTAAACCATCAGGAGAAACAGGCCGCAGCCCCGACCTTACGTTTTTCATCTCTTTATCTGTTATATTTACATCTTTGTAATAAGTTTGGGCTGCTTTTTTTATAGCTGAAACTCTTTCTGATCGTATAATTTCATTTTGGCCTGAGAATTCCATAGTGCCAGCAAACCTGGTAAAACCATCCATAGGTGTAACCGCAACTTTTACTTCGGTTAAGATTGTAGGAATACTAATTTTATTTGCGGTAAAAGAGTCTATACTATAGCCTTTTCCTCCCTGCAAAGTTAAATTAAGACCAAGCTTTTTAGCCAAATTAGAACTCCAGCTTCCCGCAGACAATACAAATTCATCACCATCATAAAATGATTTAGAAGTTCGAATACCCAAAATTTTATTATCCTCGGTTTTAATTTCTGTAACCTCTTCTTCCGTATTAATTTCCACCCCCAGCTTCAGTAAATATTCATAGAAGTTTTTCATAAAATGATTGGGAGTGGTATGTGAATTATTTATATAGTGTACCGCGCCAGCTATTTTATCTGAAAGGGAAGGTTGTAAATCCAGGATTTCATCACGTGATAAAAAATTTACATTAACACCTTCATTTTCTATTTTCTTACCTTTCTCTATTTCTTCTTTTTCACATTTTCGGGAAGCAAAAACAGACAGTAGGCCTTTTTTATCGTAGTGAGGTTGAAATTCAACTAAATCCAGTAATTCTTCGTATAGCCGTTGACTTTCCGAAAGAAGTTCCTTTAGAACGGGAATTGACCTTTCTACGCGAAATTTTGTAGACGATTTTCTAAATTTCCACGCCCAGTTAAAGAATTCTGGGTCCCATCTTGGTTTAATATAAAATGGACTGGATTTATTCCACATCATCTTTAGCCCTTTGTTTATCATTCCTGGAGAGGCTAATGAAAGGATATGACTGGGTGCTATAAATCCTGCGTTAATATTTGAAGCTCCTTTGGTGAGATCTCCTTTCTCTATAACAGTAACTGAATAGCCTTCTTTTTTAAGGTAGTAGGCAGAGCATAGCCCTATAATTCCACCTCCTATTACTATTACTCTTTTCATTTTAACCGCTTTAGCTGATATAAATTACTAAAATTTATTCCAATCCCATAGCCCAATCATCACCTCGTGGATCAGCTGCGCCCTCATAGCTACCGTCGGGATTCACCAAAATAGCATCGACTTTTCCTATGGAGCCTCGAGTTTTAACTTTATGTCCCATTTTCTTCAATTCTTCAATTACTTCCTGATCTATGGCATTTTTTTCCATATAAATTTGATCCGGTTTCCATTGATGATGAAATCTTTTTTCGGAAACCGCTTCAGTCATGCTCATCCCGTGGTCAATAACATTTAATATAGTTTGATAAACAGAGGTAATAATCGTAGATCCTCCTGGTGTACCTACTACCATAAATAATTCCCCATCCTTTTCAATTAATGTTGGCGTCATAGCACTAAGCATTCGTTTCCCGGGCTGAATGGAATTTGCGGCACCGCCTAAAAGGCCGTATTTATTTGGAACACCGGGTTTACTGCTAAAATCGTCCATTTCATTGTTCATTAGAAAACCAGCACCTTCCACAAAAACTTTAGATCCGTAAGCTGAATTAATGGTAGTTGTAAGTGAAACTGCATTGCCCTGGCCGTCAATTATTGAGTAATGGGTGGTCTCCTCACTTTCAGCAATATTGTCAAGTTCCATTGCTCTTATTTCCTGGCTGGAAGTTGCTTGAGATAAATCGATTTCCCCTGCCCGCTCTTCAATATAATCATCGGCTAAAAGTTCATCTATTGGAACATCCCAGAAATCTGAATCTCCCAGGTGTTTGGCCCTATCTGCATAGACTCTTCTTTCTGCTTCAGTCATTATATGAATAGTCTTAGCCGATTTAGAGCCGTACTTAGAAATTGGAAAGTGTTCTGATATTTTGAGTAATTGTACCAACGCTATTCCTCCACTGCTTGAAGGTGCCATACTGTAAATTTTGTGCCCGCTATAATTTCCTTTAACAGGTTTTCTCCAGGTAGATTTATAGTTCTTCAAATCTTCAAGCTCTATAATCCCATTTCCTGCCTTCATTTCGGCCACAAGGAGCTCAGCTGTTTTTCCTTCATAAAATCCGGCCCTACCATTATTTTTTATACGTTTTAGGGTAGCTGCGAGATCTTTTTGAACTAAAAGATCACCTTCTTTCCACTCGGTTTTCTTTATTAGTTTGACCGTCCTGGGATTTCGGTTATTCTCTAAAAAAACCTTTTTATAATTATTATAATTTCTAGCCTGGTGTGCGGTAATTTTAAATCCTTTGTTCGCTAATTTAATAGCCGGTGTAATCAACTCTTCAAAAGAAAGTGTACCGAAACGCTCGTGTGCGGTAAACATTCCATCAACCGAGCCAGGTACACCCGAAGCTTTTTGTCCATAAAGGCTTTGTCCTTCAATTACATTGCCTTCCTCATCCAGATACATATCTTCGTGAGCTGCAGCTGGTGCCATTTCCCGAAAATCCAGTGATGAAATTTCGCCGGAATTTTCTCTATACATTAAAAAACCTCCTCCTCCAAGATTTCCAGCTGAGGGATAAACCACTGCGAGAGCAAAGTGAACACCGACCATAGCATCTATGGCATTCCCGCCTTTTTTTAGTATTTCATATCCTACTCTGGTAGCTTCCGGATGTGCGCTCACAATCATTCCGTTTTTAGCAAAGGCTGTTTTTCCGGAATTGGAAGTTTCGGTAAATACTTTGGTAGCATCTGCACAGCCCAGAAGACAAACAGAAATTAAAATATGAACTAGAATTCTTGAGTAAACTTTCATTAGAAAAATGAATTTTTGATTATTGACGTTTCTTATTCCCTGTGCAGAGTAATTTATTTCAAAACCTTATTAAAATTATAGGTACGAGTTCCTACTTAAATTAAGGTTTTGTATTTTGATGTTTCAGTGCTTTACCAGCCAATTTATTAGCAAATTCTCCATTTCGTAAAACAATTTCACCATTTACAATTACCAAATTCATTCCTGTGGCTAACTTTGAAGGATCCTCAAAAGTAGCGTGATCTTTCACTTCATCAGGATCAAATAAGATCAAATCGGCAAAATTACCTTCTTCGATTTTCCCTCTTTTTTCAAAACCAAATGTTTCCGCTACAAGGACTGACTGGTTGTGCAGTAGAAAAGGCAAATCTATAATACCATCTTCTTTATAATATTTTCTCATTTTTGTTGAAAACGAGCCGTATTTCCTAGGATGGCCAGGAGTTCCATCTGATCCGGTCATTACCCATTCCTGTTGCATAAATGAATTTAAATCTTCATCGGTCATATTATAGCTCACTACCCTAATTTCACCATCTGCTTTAAGCGCCTTTATCACAGTTTCAGTAGGAGTTATATCCCAGTTTGAAGCAATTTCCTTTAGGGAAAGTCCGTTTAACTTTTCGTCCTCCGCAGAAGAGAAAATAAGTGTTTCGGGGCCTCCTCGTCGCCTGATATTTTCTTTGATTCCAGCTTTTAGACTGTCTTGAAGTGTTGCGTCATTAAAACGTTCTATCAAACTTTCATAACCACCCTCTTCTGCCCATCTCGGGATTACCGCTGCGATAAGGTTGGTACGCGAAGCTGGGTACGGATATTGGTTTGCGGTTACTATTAGTCCTTTTTCCTGGGCTTCTTCAACCATTTTAATAACCTCGGCACTCTTTCCCCAAACATCTTTCCCAAGGGCTTTAATATGGGAAATATGAACAGGAATATCCGATTTTTCGGCAATCTCCAGTATTTCTTCAACAGATTTTATTAAGCCTATGGTATAGCTGCTTTCATCGCGCATATGCGTGTCGTAAATTCCTCCATATTTCGATGCCACTTTAGAAAGCTCGATAATCTCTTCGGTTTCTGAATAACTTCCAGGGGAATAAAAAAGCCCGGTAGAAATACCAAAAGCACCGTCTTTCATAGCCTGAGCCACGAGATCTTTCATTTGTTTCAAGTCATCGGCATTTGGCTGCACATCCTTTAATCCCAAAACTTCTTTACGAACAGAACCATGACCTACTAAAAGCGCGGCATTGGTGCCAATACCGTTACTTTGCCACTCATCTAGCTTTTCCCCAATCGGAATTGAGCTGGAACCATCGTTTCCGGTTACAATGGTGGTAACGCCCTGCATTAAATAAGGCAAATTGGCTTTACGATCTTCACGGGAAAGATCATAGGTTAAATGTGTATGCGGATCTATAAATCCCGGTGAAAGGATTTTTCCATCAGCTTCAATAATATTTGTGGTCTTAAAATTCTGGGAAGCGGCATCGCCCAAAAAAACGATTTTATCATCTTTAACTCCAACATCAAGGTTTTTAAAACCGGTTTCTTTATCTATAAAAACTCTGGAACCGGTAATTAAATAGTCTGGCTCCGTAATTTGAGCATTTGCACAACTACTTATTACAATAAACAACGCAGCCAATATTAAAAAACTGCTCAATCTAATTTCTTTCTTCATTTAATCTATTCTTGCTGATTCTTCTAGGTATTCGGTTTTGGGATTGGAACGCGTAAATTCTTCCACCAGTTTATAGGTTTCCGGTATTGAATTTTTAAAACGATCCAGAGTTTCTTCTGAAATATTATTTTTGCTAAAAGGCACTACTTTAACATATTCCTGAATTTCACCCTCGGTTCTTCCGTATTTATACTCGTAAGGAAATCTCCCGTTATCGTCCAACTGAACATTTTCATTTTCGGTATTAGGAACGCTTATAAAAAATTCGCTGTTCATCATATCCCCGGAAGGATTGAAAAGGTTTTTCTGCTTCATATACACATACAACT includes:
- the ggt gene encoding gamma-glutamyltransferase, producing the protein MKVYSRILVHILISVCLLGCADATKVFTETSNSGKTAFAKNGMIVSAHPEATRVGYEILKKGGNAIDAMVGVHFALAVVYPSAGNLGGGGFLMYRENSGEISSLDFREMAPAAAHEDMYLDEEGNVIEGQSLYGQKASGVPGSVDGMFTAHERFGTLSFEELITPAIKLANKGFKITAHQARNYNNYKKVFLENNRNPRTVKLIKKTEWKEGDLLVQKDLAATLKRIKNNGRAGFYEGKTAELLVAEMKAGNGIIELEDLKNYKSTWRKPVKGNYSGHKIYSMAPSSSGGIALVQLLKISEHFPISKYGSKSAKTIHIMTEAERRVYADRAKHLGDSDFWDVPIDELLADDYIEERAGEIDLSQATSSQEIRAMELDNIAESEETTHYSIIDGQGNAVSLTTTINSAYGSKVFVEGAGFLMNNEMDDFSSKPGVPNKYGLLGGAANSIQPGKRMLSAMTPTLIEKDGELFMVVGTPGGSTIITSVYQTILNVIDHGMSMTEAVSEKRFHHQWKPDQIYMEKNAIDQEVIEELKKMGHKVKTRGSIGKVDAILVNPDGSYEGAADPRGDDWAMGLE
- a CDS encoding N-acyl-D-amino-acid deacylase family protein — encoded protein: MKKEIRLSSFLILAALFIVISSCANAQITEPDYLITGSRVFIDKETGFKNLDVGVKDDKIVFLGDAASQNFKTTNIIEADGKILSPGFIDPHTHLTYDLSREDRKANLPYLMQGVTTIVTGNDGSSSIPIGEKLDEWQSNGIGTNAALLVGHGSVRKEVLGLKDVQPNADDLKQMKDLVAQAMKDGAFGISTGLFYSPGSYSETEEIIELSKVASKYGGIYDTHMRDESSYTIGLIKSVEEILEIAEKSDIPVHISHIKALGKDVWGKSAEVIKMVEEAQEKGLIVTANQYPYPASRTNLIAAVIPRWAEEGGYESLIERFNDATLQDSLKAGIKENIRRRGGPETLIFSSAEDEKLNGLSLKEIASNWDITPTETVIKALKADGEIRVVSYNMTDEDLNSFMQQEWVMTGSDGTPGHPRKYGSFSTKMRKYYKEDGIIDLPFLLHNQSVLVAETFGFEKRGKIEEGNFADLILFDPDEVKDHATFEDPSKLATGMNLVIVNGEIVLRNGEFANKLAGKALKHQNTKP
- a CDS encoding NAD(P)/FAD-dependent oxidoreductase, with the protein product MKRVIVIGGGIIGLCSAYYLKKEGYSVTVIEKGDLTKGASNINAGFIAPSHILSLASPGMINKGLKMMWNKSSPFYIKPRWDPEFFNWAWKFRKSSTKFRVERSIPVLKELLSESQRLYEELLDLVEFQPHYDKKGLLSVFASRKCEKEEIEKGKKIENEGVNVNFLSRDEILDLQPSLSDKIAGAVHYINNSHTTPNHFMKNFYEYLLKLGVEINTEEEVTEIKTEDNKILGIRTSKSFYDGDEFVLSAGSWSSNLAKKLGLNLTLQGGKGYSIDSFTANKISIPTILTEVKVAVTPMDGFTRFAGTMEFSGQNEIIRSERVSAIKKAAQTYYKDVNITDKEMKNVRSGLRPVSPDGLPYIGKSHRYQNITIATGHAMIGWSLGPITGKLVSQLISEKEPSIKLEPFSLHRKF